The Corynebacterium occultum sequence CGTCCGGCGCGGGTACGCATACGGGTACGGAAACCATGCACACGTGCACGGCGACGGTTATTCGGCTGGAATGTCCGCTTGCCCTTTGCCACGGTAATTCTCCTAAAAGTATGTGTGGTGACCGCTTCAGAGGTGGTGCGGGATTGCACCTCAAACCTCTGCCGGGTGGGTCACCCAAAAATTGGATGTTATTTGCTGAGATACGGCGACCACGACCCAGTGGTGGATCAGGCTGCCATGCGCAGTTCCGCACAGACTCGCTGGGAACATCCCGGGGGATATCCCATGGCCCGGCTTCAGTGCCGGCACTGCTCTCAAAGCACACAAACCGGAAAGCTTGCACCCTCGGTGGTGTGACAGACCATCACAGACTACGTGACTTTCGGGGGCCAGAACAAATCGACGCGCCTCACATTTCGAGAGCGAGCAACGGGGGCCCCTGAAATTACAAAACTGTCATTTTCAACAGGTCACGCCCGGTTTTGCGGTGCCAGCTGCAGCCGAGCCGAGGCCCGGACGTGAATTCCGGAGGCGGAAGAAGTTACTTAAGGGCTCGAAACCTTTCGTTCACCTAGACATTCCCGCAGATCGGGGAGTAACAATGGAGACAAAGTCC is a genomic window containing:
- the rpmH gene encoding 50S ribosomal protein L34 — protein: MAKGKRTFQPNNRRRARVHGFRTRMRTRAGRAIVSARRRKGREKLTA